Proteins encoded within one genomic window of Mesobacillus subterraneus:
- the guaB gene encoding IMP dehydrogenase, with translation MWESKFLKEGLTFDDVLLVPAKSEVLPKDVSLKVNLTETLRLNIPIISAGMDTVTESELAISIARQGGLGIIHKNMSIEQQADQVDKVKRSESGVITDPFFLTPEHQVFDAEHLMGKYRISGVPIVNNVEEQKLVGIITNRDMRFIQDYSIIIEEVMTKTDLVTASVGTTLEEAEKILQRHKIEKLPLVNEEGVLKGLITIKDIEKVIEFPNSSKDAQGSLLCGAAVGVTADTLKRVEMLVKSHVDVIVVDTAHSHSKGVIETVKQIRENYPELNIIAGNVATAEATRDLIEAGADIVKVGIGPGSICTTRVVAGVGVPQITAVYDCATEARKHGKAIIADGGIKYSGDIVKALAAGGHVVMLGSLLAGVSESPGETEIYQGRRFKVYRGMGSVGAMEKGSKDRYFQEDNKKFVPEGIEGRIPYKGPLTDTIYQLVGGIRSGMGYCGTANLEELRENAQFIKMTGAGLRESHPHDVQITKEAPNYSMS, from the coding sequence ATGTGGGAAAGTAAGTTTTTAAAAGAAGGATTAACGTTTGATGATGTACTGTTGGTGCCAGCTAAATCTGAGGTTTTGCCAAAAGATGTGAGCCTCAAGGTCAATCTGACAGAAACTTTGAGATTGAACATCCCGATCATCAGTGCCGGCATGGATACTGTGACAGAATCTGAACTGGCCATTTCGATTGCCAGACAGGGCGGACTTGGTATCATACATAAAAACATGTCCATAGAGCAGCAGGCTGACCAGGTCGATAAAGTAAAACGTTCTGAAAGTGGAGTCATTACCGATCCATTCTTTTTAACTCCTGAGCATCAAGTATTTGATGCCGAACATTTGATGGGGAAATACCGCATTTCCGGTGTTCCAATCGTCAATAACGTGGAAGAGCAAAAGCTTGTAGGAATCATTACGAACCGTGATATGCGTTTTATCCAGGATTATTCCATAATAATCGAAGAAGTCATGACGAAAACGGATCTGGTAACTGCTTCCGTGGGAACTACCCTTGAAGAAGCAGAGAAAATCCTTCAGCGCCATAAGATTGAAAAACTCCCACTAGTAAATGAGGAAGGTGTACTGAAAGGGCTCATTACCATCAAGGATATTGAAAAAGTGATTGAGTTCCCGAACTCTTCGAAGGATGCGCAAGGCAGCTTACTGTGCGGTGCGGCAGTTGGTGTTACAGCCGATACATTGAAACGAGTCGAAATGCTTGTAAAGTCACATGTAGACGTCATTGTTGTCGATACAGCGCATAGCCACTCAAAGGGTGTAATTGAAACGGTAAAGCAAATTCGTGAAAACTATCCGGAACTGAATATTATTGCCGGAAATGTTGCGACCGCAGAAGCCACAAGAGACTTGATAGAGGCAGGGGCAGATATTGTCAAGGTCGGCATTGGACCAGGTTCAATTTGTACAACGAGGGTTGTAGCTGGAGTAGGCGTTCCGCAGATTACCGCTGTATATGATTGTGCGACAGAAGCTCGCAAGCATGGCAAAGCAATCATAGCAGATGGCGGCATTAAATATTCCGGAGATATCGTCAAGGCCCTTGCTGCCGGAGGTCATGTGGTCATGCTCGGAAGCTTGCTTGCAGGTGTAAGTGAAAGTCCAGGAGAAACTGAAATCTACCAGGGAAGACGCTTCAAAGTATATCGTGGAATGGGTTCAGTTGGGGCAATGGAGAAGGGCTCTAAAGACCGTTATTTCCAGGAAGATAATAAGAAATTCGTTCCGGAAGGCATTGAAGGAAGAATTCCTTACAAAGGACCTCTGACAGATACAATTTATCAGCTTGTAGGCGGGATTCGCTCTGGTATGGGTTATTGCGGAACTGCCAATCTTGAAGAATTAAGGGAGAACGCCCAGTTCATCAAAATGACTGGTGCAGGACTAAGAGAGAGTCACCCGCATGATGTCCAGATCACGAAGGAAGCACCAAATTACTCGATGAGCTAA
- a CDS encoding YaaC family protein, producing MSTPYKEWNSYTLFFSAEYSQSYLKKCYRKNNIDQPDIKSFENCYPFMYYLEHGKLYYEQAEKSPLTIQPILLFYGLVHLIKACILTVEPDYPETTSVLAHGVSTRKRKKQQYSFTEDEVKFQKNGLFSLMAEKMFHMKQLEGEKATMGDVLELIPELSGIYSDLRGKQIFEVVTSVESGFSLPKSIIDHFHMTENRFKEFFQSKSSIPVSFVDDPSLIRFEANLDDSLEPLPLKYNLEDLHYVLPLNKGDLFLFPELLLHYLLLYNLGMIARYETEWWSELIKMMPNEDYPLIQSFLSSTMKKGPYLIYQYLMNK from the coding sequence TTGTCTACGCCTTATAAGGAATGGAATAGTTATACTCTCTTTTTTTCAGCGGAATATTCACAATCCTATCTGAAAAAATGCTACCGTAAAAATAACATTGACCAGCCTGACATTAAAAGCTTTGAAAACTGTTATCCCTTTATGTATTATCTCGAACATGGAAAGCTTTATTATGAACAGGCTGAAAAGTCTCCGCTGACCATTCAGCCAATCTTGCTTTTTTATGGACTTGTCCATCTGATAAAAGCATGCATCCTGACAGTCGAACCTGATTACCCTGAAACCACTTCTGTATTAGCTCATGGTGTTTCAACCAGGAAACGAAAAAAACAACAGTACAGTTTTACAGAGGATGAAGTAAAATTCCAAAAGAATGGATTGTTCTCTCTAATGGCTGAAAAGATGTTCCACATGAAACAATTGGAAGGTGAAAAAGCAACAATGGGTGATGTGTTAGAGCTGATTCCAGAATTATCCGGCATCTATTCTGATTTAAGAGGAAAACAAATTTTCGAAGTTGTCACATCTGTCGAATCAGGCTTTTCGCTGCCTAAATCAATAATCGACCATTTCCATATGACCGAGAACCGTTTTAAGGAATTCTTTCAGAGCAAATCTTCAATCCCTGTTTCATTTGTAGATGATCCCAGCCTAATCAGGTTTGAAGCTAACTTGGACGATTCACTAGAACCCCTCCCATTGAAATATAATCTTGAAGATCTGCATTATGTACTTCCCTTAAATAAAGGCGATCTATTTCTTTTTCCAGAACTGCTGCTGCACTACTTACTGTTATACAACCTTGGGATGATCGCTCGCTATGAAACAGAATGGTGGAGTGAATTAATCAAGATGATGCCAAATGAAGACTATCCTTTGATTCAATCCTTTTTAAGTTCAACAATGAAAAAAGGACCTTACTTAA